The following coding sequences are from one [Chlorobium] sp. 445 window:
- a CDS encoding signal recognition particle-docking protein FtsY, which yields MGFFDAFKISRLKEGLKKTRENLTSKISRLVKGKTKIDDEFLEELEQILIAADVGVQTTLKIVEAISARAKKERYMNEDELQKMVRDEIQKMMLDARTTTLVDFEAALPHSPYVIMIVGVNGVGKTTSIGKMAYNYKKAGKTVLIAAADTFRAAATEQLEIWAERAGVPIVAHGQGVDPSAVVFDALSSAIAKKIDIVLVDTAGRLHNKTHLMEELAKIKRVMKKKLPTAPDEVLLVLDSSTGQNAINQAKEFLKAVDVTGLILTKLDGTAKGGVVIAISNELSIPVKYIGVGEQIDDLQIFDRQKFTEALFE from the coding sequence ATGGGCTTTTTTGATGCCTTCAAGATTTCGCGTCTCAAAGAAGGGCTGAAGAAAACGCGTGAGAATCTCACCAGCAAGATCTCACGCTTAGTCAAAGGCAAAACCAAGATTGATGACGAATTTTTAGAAGAGTTAGAGCAAATTCTCATCGCGGCAGATGTGGGTGTGCAAACCACACTCAAAATCGTGGAAGCGATTTCAGCGCGTGCCAAGAAAGAGCGCTATATGAATGAGGACGAATTGCAGAAAATGGTGCGCGATGAAATTCAGAAAATGATGCTCGATGCTCGCACGACCACGCTGGTTGACTTTGAAGCTGCCTTGCCACATTCACCCTATGTGATTATGATTGTCGGGGTCAATGGTGTGGGCAAAACCACCAGCATTGGCAAGATGGCATACAACTACAAAAAAGCCGGTAAAACCGTCCTGATTGCTGCCGCTGACACATTTCGGGCAGCTGCCACAGAGCAACTTGAAATTTGGGCAGAACGTGCTGGCGTGCCAATTGTAGCACACGGACAGGGTGTCGATCCCAGTGCGGTAGTCTTTGATGCGCTAAGTTCTGCTATCGCAAAGAAAATCGATATTGTACTCGTCGATACAGCAGGACGCTTGCATAACAAAACCCACCTGATGGAAGAGCTTGCAAAAATTAAGCGCGTGATGAAAAAAAAGTTGCCAACCGCGCCCGATGAAGTCTTGCTTGTACTCGATAGCTCAACAGGGCAAAATGCCATCAATCAAGCCAAAGAGTTTTTGAAGGCTGTCGATGTAACAGGGCTTATTCTGACCAAACTCGATGGTACAGCAAAAGGTGGCGTTGTCATTGCAATTTCTAATGAACTTAGCATTCCCGTCAAGTATATTGGTGTCGGCGAGCAGATCGACGACCTGCAAATTTTTGACCGACAAAAATTCACAGAAGCCCTGTTTGAGTAA
- the thiL gene encoding thiamine-phosphate kinase gives MSFTRVSEIGEFGLIDKLYQIVQPTEQQLATLKKGIGDDCAVIDLQNGKYQVLSTDLLLEHIHFDLLTTPLEHLGAKAISVNVSDICAMNARPLYATVSVALSEKISVEMMTSLYSGIKKAAEQYRIAIVGGDTSASTAGLVISVTVVGEVEAEHLVYRSGAAVGDLICVTGDVGRSYAGLKVLMRERQLMLELFAENPDMDRDSYKPDFSEYQSAIEKHLLPKARLDIIKLFAEKHLVPTAMIDISDGLGSEIKHICQASGTGALLEENRIPILSEVREIASEFEDDALTYALFGGEDYELCFTIRPSDFPKIESVKDISVIGRVQPKAFGVKLRDMYGYEEDLSQYSGFEHFAKPQSKDTVADSTHEHQHDHDDEEDVWGEAKS, from the coding sequence ATGTCATTTACACGCGTTTCCGAAATCGGTGAGTTTGGCTTAATTGACAAGCTCTATCAAATCGTTCAGCCCACCGAGCAACAGCTTGCCACACTCAAAAAAGGTATTGGTGATGATTGCGCCGTAATTGATTTACAAAACGGTAAATATCAAGTCCTCTCTACCGATTTGCTTTTAGAGCATATTCATTTTGATCTGCTCACCACACCGCTTGAACACTTGGGTGCAAAAGCTATCAGTGTCAATGTCTCTGACATCTGCGCCATGAATGCGCGTCCACTTTATGCCACCGTCTCCGTTGCGCTTTCCGAAAAAATTTCTGTCGAGATGATGACGTCACTCTACTCGGGCATCAAGAAAGCTGCTGAACAATACCGTATTGCGATTGTCGGCGGCGATACCTCTGCCTCAACCGCTGGATTGGTGATTTCAGTAACCGTTGTCGGCGAAGTGGAAGCCGAACATCTGGTTTATCGCAGTGGAGCAGCTGTCGGTGACTTGATTTGCGTCACCGGTGATGTCGGTCGCTCTTACGCTGGTCTCAAAGTCTTGATGCGCGAGCGACAATTGATGCTTGAGCTTTTTGCTGAAAATCCCGATATGGACCGCGATAGCTACAAACCAGATTTCTCCGAGTATCAAAGCGCTATTGAGAAACATCTTCTACCAAAAGCACGGCTCGATATCATCAAACTCTTTGCCGAAAAGCATCTTGTCCCTACTGCCATGATTGATATCTCCGATGGCTTAGGCTCTGAAATTAAGCATATTTGTCAAGCCTCTGGCACTGGCGCCCTACTTGAAGAAAATCGCATTCCGATTCTTTCAGAAGTGCGTGAGATTGCCAGCGAATTTGAAGATGACGCTTTGACTTATGCGCTCTTCGGCGGCGAAGACTATGAACTCTGCTTTACAATTCGCCCAAGCGATTTTCCTAAAATTGAAAGCGTAAAAGATATTAGTGTTATTGGTCGTGTGCAGCCTAAGGCGTTTGGAGTCAAACTGCGCGATATGTATGGCTACGAAGAAGATCTCTCGCAATACTCTGGCTTTGAGCACTTTGCAAAACCTCAATCAAAAGATACGGTGGCAGACTCAACGCATGAGCATCAGCACGATCATGATGACGAAGAAGATGTCTGGGGTGAAGCAAAATCATAG
- a CDS encoding propanediol utilization protein: MSDHYSKLFASYTDAITYEKLPKETIHEVKRRILDSFGTAMSAMGEDTPKAVRNYAYDFALAPGQRGGTLWGTATKTPPEIAGFVNGVGVRYLDFNDTYLSKEPLHPSDMIGALMALAEWNGNSTTDLITALAIAYEIPINLCDAASLRKNRWDHVNYIAIGTACGAAKLLGLKGEAIEHAISIAIVPHASMRQTRAGELSMWKGAAAANSARNGVFGALLAAKGVTGPYQPFDGEMGFFRQLLNGEKFDDKFLAGMQKGEPPRRIMDTYIKFWPVEYHAQSAVDAALKLHKQMNGAKLKSLHIDTFKASYEIIAKDPEKWEPKTRETADHSIQYITLVALMDGKITKESFSHERIFDPTTRKMLKENVTLAEDPKLTEGYPFGIPNRITVTTDAGQTLSLEVSFPRGHAQNPMTDDEVVEKLTSNTEYCWTPAQRQRVVDMVFNYEKHTVSEVVEAIRI, translated from the coding sequence ATGTCAGACCATTATAGCAAACTTTTTGCCTCCTACACCGATGCCATCACTTACGAGAAACTTCCGAAAGAGACTATTCATGAAGTCAAGCGGCGCATTCTTGATAGTTTTGGCACAGCCATGAGTGCAATGGGCGAGGATACGCCGAAAGCGGTGCGCAATTATGCCTATGATTTTGCTCTTGCGCCTGGACAGCGTGGTGGGACACTTTGGGGCACAGCAACCAAAACCCCACCTGAAATCGCTGGTTTCGTCAATGGCGTTGGTGTGCGCTACCTTGATTTTAACGACACCTATCTTTCCAAAGAGCCGCTACACCCGTCGGATATGATTGGGGCGCTCATGGCTCTGGCTGAGTGGAACGGCAACTCAACAACCGACCTTATCACAGCACTCGCAATTGCTTATGAAATTCCAATAAACCTCTGCGATGCTGCAAGCTTGCGCAAGAACCGCTGGGATCATGTCAATTACATTGCTATTGGCACAGCGTGTGGCGCAGCCAAACTCTTAGGCTTGAAAGGCGAAGCCATTGAGCATGCTATCTCTATTGCCATTGTGCCACATGCTTCAATGCGTCAGACGCGTGCAGGTGAACTTTCTATGTGGAAAGGTGCTGCTGCTGCAAACTCAGCACGCAATGGCGTCTTCGGTGCCCTGCTTGCCGCAAAAGGCGTAACAGGACCTTATCAACCTTTCGATGGGGAAATGGGCTTCTTTCGTCAATTGCTCAATGGCGAAAAGTTCGATGACAAATTTCTTGCAGGCATGCAAAAAGGTGAGCCACCTCGTCGCATCATGGATACTTACATCAAATTCTGGCCCGTCGAATACCATGCGCAAAGTGCTGTCGATGCCGCTCTGAAATTGCACAAGCAAATGAATGGCGCAAAACTTAAATCCTTGCACATCGACACCTTCAAAGCCTCTTACGAAATTATCGCCAAAGACCCTGAAAAGTGGGAGCCGAAAACACGTGAAACCGCAGACCATTCCATTCAATACATCACACTTGTGGCGCTAATGGATGGCAAGATTACGAAAGAGTCGTTCTCACATGAGCGCATCTTTGACCCAACTACGCGCAAGATGCTCAAGGAAAATGTTACGCTTGCTGAAGACCCGAAACTTACGGAAGGATATCCTTTCGGTATTCCGAACCGCATTACTGTAACGACAGACGCAGGTCAGACACTCTCTTTGGAAGTAAGTTTTCCACGCGGGCATGCACAAAATCCCATGACGGACGATGAAGTGGTCGAAAAACTTACGTCCAACACAGAGTATTGCTGGACGCCAGCACAACGTCAGCGCGTTGTCGACATGGTCTTCAATTATGAAAAACACACGGTCTCAGAGGTTGTCGAGGCAATTCGCATTTGA